One Ctenopharyngodon idella isolate HZGC_01 chromosome 3, HZGC01, whole genome shotgun sequence genomic window, TTATGGCAATTTTATGATTGATTGGTCTATGCAGGCCTACAAACACTTGCTTTACGTCCTTAtggttttttaatgtaaaaagatCACAAAATAAGGCAGAACATACAGTATccaaagtttggaaacattacaattgtACAATTGAAAtatgtctcttctgctcactaatATGATTGTATGACcctgatatgattgtaaagTGCCATATAAATGCTTCATTCATTCTAAAATGGGCTTTAAGGCATTCTCACattttaaagacaagtaaattTGGGTGTCATCAGCATACAGATGATAAGACACACTATACTTCTACTCCAGCTCTACAAAAAACagcaatgttattttttgtagcTATCTAAATAAGTTTTGGTTGTTCTTGTTTAAGGTGTCACCAGAAAACAGAAGCTGAACTTGGTGCTGTGTGGAAGTGATGAAACACTGAAGAACACCGTATCAAAACTTATAAGAGAGAAGAAACACGTGGATCTTCATGGACGTCTGATCAGTCTGGTGGAGCTTCCAGCTCTCAATCAGCTCTCAGAGGAGGAAGTGATGCGTCAGACTCTCAACTGCGTGTCTCGCTGTGATCCTGGAGTTCATGTTTTCCTCTTTATTGTTCCTGATGCTCCACTCAATAATGAAGACAAAGTAGAAATGGAGAAGATCCAGAAGATATTCAGCTCAGTCAAGAAACACATCATGATGCTCATAATCCAAGAGAAGAACATGATTAGTAAACTGATTAGTAAAATCAGTCTATTTCAATCTTCAGATACTGAGACAGAGACATCTCTTCACAAATTTGGAGGTCATcgtttttttctgaagaacatctTACAGGTTCCAGATCTACTGAAGGATGTAGAGGATATGGTACAAGAGAACAAAGGAAGTTCCTACACAACATTCATGTACCTTCAGGATCAAATAGAGCTCGAGAGAAACAAACACAGAGCTGAAATAGAGGAACTGAGAAGTGcaatggaaaaaacaaaaacagctggtatgttcaaaagtttgttatACATAAACTGTCATGTATATCACAATTCATAAATAATTTCACAATGTAACTTCAATGCATTATGTTTAAGTTATACCCATTTTAGCATATTATATTAATCAGTAGGTACAATATACGTGACACTGCAGTGTTTGTTCTTGTAATTATTACAAGTGTTTTCAATTATGAGGCATATTTCTGATTTGTTCATAATCCAAACAATTTtctaatgacagaaaaaaatccttttgATATCACATGTGAAGATGCTTTGTAGTAAAattgtttttgaagaatatcaCTGCAATAGCTGTTTTGGCTTTGCTCTTGGCAGGTGAAACACAAAGTGATGTTGATGTCAGGATTGTGCTGCTGGGAAAGACAGGTGTTGGGAAGAGTGCAACAGGAAACACCATACTGAGAAGAAAAggttttacatcaaaaatagcTTCACGCTCAGTGACCAGAGAGTGTCAGAAAGAAATATCTGAGTTCAACAGAAGACAGATCAGTGTAATTGACACTCCAGGTCTGTTTGATACTGGAGTTGATAATGATGAGATCAGGAAGGAGATTGTGAAGTGCGTCTCAATGGCGGCACCTGGACCACATGTGTTTCTGCTGGTGCTTCAACTGGGACGATTCACTCAAGAGGAGAAGGATGCAGTGAAAATGATCCAGGAGACTTTTGGTGATCAATCCAGAATGTACACTATGGTGCTCTTCACCAAAGGAGATGAACTTGAAGAAACAACAATTCAAGATTTTATTGACGGCGATGATAGTTTAAGGAGCGTTgtccaacagtgtggaaagagataCCATGTGTTCAATAACAAAGAGACTGAAGATAGAAAACAGGTTTCTGAGCTGCTGGATAAGATTGACTGTATGGTGGCAGTAAATGGAGGGAGTTTCTACACCAATGAGATGTTCCAGCAGGTGGAGAAGAACATCAAAGAGGAACAAGAGAGAatactgaaagagaaagaagaagagaTCAAGAGAAAAGAAGAAGAGCTCAGAGCCAAATATGAAGCTGAAATAGaacaaatgaagaaagaaaacgagagagaaagacaagagATGCATAATGAACTGAGAAAAAGTGAAGAGGAATTCAAAATGAAAGAAGAAGAGATCAAGAAAGAAAAAGATGAGAATGTACGAAAAGAGCTGCAGAGAAAACTGGAGGAGCAGCAGAAACTGTTTGAAGAGgagaataaaagaaaagaaaaggctTTAGGAGAACAACAACAGAACTTCATAAAATACGTGGAAGAAAAacatgagaaagaaaaacaaaaactcctGGAAAAAATTCAACTTGAAACTAGAGAACAAGCAGAGTGTGAATATAGTGAAAAACTCAAGAAAGAAATAGATAGAGCTTTGGATGAAGCTGAAGCGAAACTACCATACAGATCAAAACGAGCTCGTGACTGGGGTTATTTTCCTGTTCTTGGAGCAGCTGCTGGAGGAGTTGTTGGTACTGGTGAAGACATTGCGTATTGGATTAAAAGCTTTTTCTAAAAGTTAAGCTTAAAATCAAACTGGAGGGTGAGTTCAGGTAGATTGAGACAAATCATCACACTAAAATATCAGTGTGCATAATGCCCCAGTTctgtttgtattattttggttttgtttaagtTTGAGTGtagaaatgtttcattttacttttactttttttttttatatatttatttctttaaagatTCCAGATCTCTGGTTCTcagtaaaaaaatgaatattacatCTACAATAATCAAAATTCTCAGATAATTCATTTCCAAATTAAACAAGATTATctcctttaaaggattagtccactttcaaataaaattttcctgaaaaaaatttcctttcagaagtgaactaatcctttaatatgatGA contains:
- the LOC127509907 gene encoding GTPase IMAP family member 8-like, with translation MAHSSGVTRKQKLNLVLCGSDETLKNTVSKLIREKKHVDLHGRLISLVELPALNQLSEEEVMRQTLNCVSRCDPGVHVFLFIVPDAPLNNEDKVEMEKIQKIFSSVKKHIMMLIIQEKNMISKLISKISLFQSSDTETETSLHKFGGHRFFLKNILQVPDLLKDVEDMVQENKGSSYTTFMYLQDQIELERNKHRAEIEELRSAMEKTKTAGETQSDVDVRIVLLGKTGVGKSATGNTILRRKGFTSKIASRSVTRECQKEISEFNRRQISVIDTPGLFDTGVDNDEIRKEIVKCVSMAAPGPHVFLLVLQLGRFTQEEKDAVKMIQETFGDQSRMYTMVLFTKGDELEETTIQDFIDGDDSLRSVVQQCGKRYHVFNNKETEDRKQVSELLDKIDCMVAVNGGSFYTNEMFQQVEKNIKEEQERILKEKEEEIKRKEEELRAKYEAEIEQMKKENERERQEMHNELRKSEEEFKMKEEEIKKEKDENVRKELQRKLEEQQKLFEEENKRKEKALGEQQQNFIKYVEEKHEKEKQKLLEKIQLETREQAECEYSEKLKKEIDRALDEAEAKLPYRSKRARDWGYFPVLGAAAGGVVGTGEDIAYWIKSFF